Proteins encoded by one window of Papio anubis isolate 15944 chromosome 7, Panubis1.0, whole genome shotgun sequence:
- the CHMP4A gene encoding charged multivesicular body protein 4a produces MSGLGRLFGKGKKEKGPTPEEAIQKLKETEKILIKKQEFLEQKIQQELQTAKKYGTKNKRAALQALRRKKRFEQQLAQTDGTLSTLEFQREAIENATTNAEVLRTMELAAQGMKKAYQDMDIDKVDELMTDITEQQEVAQQISDAISRPMGFGDDVDEDELLEELELLEQEELAQELLSVGDKEEEPPVKLPSVPSTHLPAEPAPKADEDEEALKQLAEWVS; encoded by the exons ATGAGTGGTCTCGGCAGGCTCTTCGGGAAGG GTAAGAAGGAGAAAGGGCCAACCCCTGAAGAAGCAATACagaaactgaaggagacagagaagataCTGATCAAGAAACAGGAATTTTTGGAGCAGAAGATTCAACAGGAGCTACAAACAGCCAAGAAGTATGGGACCAAGAATAAGAGAG CTGCCCTACAGGCTTTGCGGAGGAAGAAAAGATTCGAACAGCAGCTGGCACAAACTGACGGGACTTTATCCACCCTGGAGTTTCAGCGTGAGGCCATTGAGAATGCCACCACCAATGCAGAAGTCCTTCGTACCATGGAGCTTGCTGCCCAAGGCATGAAGAAAGCCTACCAGGACAT GGACATTGACAAGGTAGATGAACTGATGACTGACATCACAGAACAACAGGAGGTGGCCCAGCAGATCTCAGATGCCATTTCTCGGCCTATGGGCTTTGGAGATGATGTGGATGAG GATGAACTGCTGGAGGAGCTAGAGTTGCTGGAACAGGAGGAATTGGCCCAGGAGTTGTTAAGTGTGGGCGACAAGGAGGAAGAACCCCCAGTCAAATTGCCTAGTGTACCTTCTACTCATCTGCCGGCAGAGCCAG CTCCCAAAGCGGATGAAGATGAAGAAGCACTAAAGCAGTTGGCTGAGTGGGTATCCTGA